In Planctomycetaceae bacterium, a genomic segment contains:
- the ilvB gene encoding biosynthetic-type acetolactate synthase large subunit: MATVEKATQTINGAQILVEMLIRHQTKSIFAYPGGCSMPLHQALRERRDDIRTILPRHEQGGCFAAQGIARSTGEVGVCMATSGPGATNLVTGIADAKLDSIPMIAITGQVPQAVIGSDAFQETPIVEVCRAITKHHYMITDIRDVARIVKEAYHIASTGRPGPVLIDFPKDVQLAEIPLSEVDFDPGFKLPGYHPEVRTAAPEQIRQVIAAIRRSKRPVLYVGGGCIQSEASEELTKLALRTGIPVAMTVMGLGVFPGTHPQSLHMLGMHGTVYANYAVDQSDLLLAFGVRFDDRVTGKLEEFAKHGKIVHVDIDPSEIHKNKEAHIPIVTDVKSCLEAINAELKDSDIPDLTEWHQQISVWKDKFPLSYADAGDAILQQYAIEELWRQTSERDTYITVGVGQHQMWSAQFYKFDKPRRWMSSSGLGTMGFGLPAAMGVQTAHPESLVVDIDGDGSFQMNIQELGTLFCEKLPVKILLLNNQHLGMVVQWEDRFNDGRRAHTYLGPVHHPEALGEGDGSMPVETFPNFVQIARGYGVTASQVRSKAEFPKALAAMLDHDGPYLLDVICPYQEHVLPMIPSGRTVREIIVE, from the coding sequence TTGGCTACGGTTGAAAAGGCGACACAAACAATTAACGGTGCCCAGATTCTGGTAGAAATGCTGATTCGGCACCAAACGAAAAGCATCTTTGCCTATCCAGGCGGATGCAGCATGCCGCTCCACCAGGCGTTACGAGAGCGACGCGACGACATCCGGACGATCCTGCCACGGCACGAACAGGGAGGCTGCTTTGCTGCACAGGGCATCGCTCGCTCGACTGGAGAAGTTGGTGTGTGCATGGCGACCAGCGGTCCCGGGGCCACAAACCTGGTGACGGGCATTGCGGATGCAAAGCTGGACAGCATTCCGATGATTGCCATCACCGGACAGGTGCCGCAGGCTGTTATTGGCAGCGACGCGTTTCAGGAAACACCAATTGTCGAAGTCTGTCGGGCAATCACAAAACATCATTACATGATTACCGACATCCGGGATGTCGCAAGAATCGTCAAAGAAGCGTACCACATCGCTTCGACCGGGCGACCGGGGCCTGTGCTGATCGACTTCCCGAAAGATGTACAACTGGCTGAGATTCCACTGTCAGAAGTCGACTTTGATCCGGGCTTCAAGCTTCCAGGATACCATCCGGAAGTTCGAACCGCCGCACCGGAGCAGATCCGGCAGGTGATTGCTGCGATCCGGCGAAGCAAGCGACCAGTGCTTTATGTAGGTGGAGGGTGCATCCAGAGTGAGGCGTCTGAAGAACTCACTAAGCTGGCCCTCCGAACGGGCATCCCGGTTGCGATGACCGTGATGGGACTTGGCGTTTTTCCTGGAACTCATCCGCAATCTCTGCATATGCTCGGCATGCACGGGACTGTGTATGCCAACTACGCAGTCGACCAGTCGGATTTGCTTCTGGCATTCGGTGTTCGATTCGATGACCGGGTCACCGGAAAACTGGAAGAGTTCGCGAAACATGGCAAGATCGTCCACGTCGACATCGATCCATCTGAAATCCACAAGAACAAAGAAGCTCACATCCCCATCGTGACGGATGTCAAATCCTGCCTCGAAGCGATCAATGCCGAGCTGAAAGATTCGGATATCCCGGACCTGACGGAATGGCACCAGCAAATCAGCGTCTGGAAAGACAAGTTTCCGTTGAGCTACGCGGATGCGGGAGATGCAATCCTGCAGCAGTACGCCATTGAGGAACTTTGGCGCCAGACCAGTGAAAGAGACACTTATATCACCGTGGGAGTCGGGCAACACCAGATGTGGTCGGCTCAGTTCTATAAGTTCGACAAACCACGCCGATGGATGAGCAGTTCTGGTCTTGGCACCATGGGCTTCGGCCTTCCAGCTGCGATGGGAGTTCAGACTGCGCACCCGGAATCCCTGGTTGTGGATATTGATGGTGATGGTTCGTTCCAGATGAACATTCAGGAACTGGGCACCCTGTTCTGCGAAAAGCTCCCTGTCAAAATTCTCCTGCTCAATAACCAGCATCTGGGAATGGTGGTTCAATGGGAGGACCGGTTTAACGACGGTCGTCGAGCCCATACATATCTTGGCCCGGTCCATCACCCCGAAGCGCTGGGAGAGGGCGATGGATCGATGCCGGTCGAGACATTCCCGAACTTCGTGCAGATTGCCCGGGGATACGGCGTCACAGCTTCACAGGTTCGAAGCAAGGCTGAGTTTCCAAAGGCTCTGGCCGCGATGCTCGATCACGATGGCCCGTACCTTCTGGATGTCATCTGCCCCTATCAGGAACACGTCCTGCCAATGATCCCAAGCGGCAGAACCGTCAGGGAAATCATCGTCGAGTAA
- the gatB gene encoding Asp-tRNA(Asn)/Glu-tRNA(Gln) amidotransferase subunit GatB codes for MSSAEYTVIIGLEVHTQLKTDSKLFCGCSTEFGAAPNTQTCPVCLGLPGALPVMNRRAFELSVRTALALNCEIAEFTKWDRKQYYYPDLPKAYQISQFDLPFSSNGWLKIAADDPTAEPRTIRITRAHLEEDAGKNVHDESGRGGDSLVDLNRTGTPLLEIVSEPDLRSASEARRYLEELRTLLLFVGVSDCNMQEGSLRCDANINLHFHNADGSRTATPIVELKNMNSFRNVELAVEFEIRRQAKLFKETGLKLGDPGATKQTRGWDAERGTTFAQREKEESSDYRYFPDPDLVPVVLTREQIEEARTLLPETPAIRRERFQSQLGLTEYDAGVIIAQGPDVTEYFECVASLCGDGKIAANWVTQDILRDLNADELSLSEFPITAEILGSLLKWIKDDRLTTKSARDVYAELKSVSAAGNPIHASDVERIIHERKLEIIKDTGALLAAITAAIASKPEAAADVKAGKLAAVGPMIGMIMKQVAGADPKTVRAMLIETITNS; via the coding sequence ATGTCATCTGCTGAGTACACCGTCATTATCGGACTTGAAGTTCATACGCAGCTCAAAACAGACAGTAAGCTGTTTTGTGGCTGCTCAACCGAATTTGGTGCGGCCCCGAATACGCAAACGTGCCCGGTGTGTCTGGGATTGCCCGGCGCGCTTCCGGTCATGAACAGGCGAGCGTTCGAACTGTCAGTGCGCACGGCTCTGGCTTTAAATTGTGAAATCGCAGAGTTCACCAAATGGGACCGCAAACAGTACTATTACCCGGATCTCCCTAAGGCATACCAGATCAGTCAGTTCGATCTGCCGTTCAGTTCGAATGGTTGGTTGAAAATTGCGGCAGATGACCCGACCGCCGAACCTCGTACGATCCGCATCACGCGTGCTCATCTTGAAGAGGACGCCGGAAAAAACGTCCACGACGAGTCGGGCCGCGGTGGAGACAGTTTGGTCGACCTGAACCGCACCGGCACTCCGCTGCTGGAAATTGTCAGTGAGCCGGACCTGCGTTCTGCCAGCGAAGCGCGTCGATATCTGGAAGAATTGCGAACGTTACTGCTGTTTGTTGGCGTTTCTGACTGCAATATGCAGGAAGGCAGTCTCCGGTGCGACGCCAACATAAATCTGCACTTCCACAATGCTGATGGCAGCCGAACAGCAACGCCAATTGTTGAACTCAAGAACATGAACAGTTTCCGGAACGTGGAACTGGCGGTTGAGTTTGAGATTCGGAGGCAGGCGAAACTCTTTAAAGAGACGGGCCTCAAACTTGGGGACCCCGGCGCAACGAAACAGACACGAGGCTGGGACGCTGAACGTGGAACTACCTTTGCCCAGCGTGAGAAAGAAGAATCATCCGATTATCGATATTTCCCGGACCCGGATCTCGTACCCGTCGTGCTGACCAGGGAGCAGATCGAAGAGGCGAGGACTCTTCTACCGGAGACACCAGCAATTCGCCGGGAGCGATTTCAATCGCAGCTTGGTCTCACAGAATACGACGCAGGCGTCATCATCGCTCAGGGGCCCGATGTGACTGAGTACTTCGAATGCGTGGCAAGTTTGTGCGGCGATGGAAAAATTGCTGCGAATTGGGTCACCCAGGATATCCTTCGCGATCTCAATGCAGATGAACTCTCGTTATCAGAATTCCCCATCACTGCCGAAATTCTGGGCTCACTTCTGAAGTGGATCAAAGATGATCGACTGACCACGAAAAGTGCGCGTGACGTTTACGCAGAGCTGAAAAGCGTTTCTGCCGCAGGCAATCCCATTCATGCGAGTGACGTTGAGCGAATCATTCACGAACGAAAACTGGAGATCATCAAAGACACTGGAGCGCTGCTGGCAGCAATTACCGCGGCCATTGCTTCGAAACCTGAGGCTGCCGCTGACGTCAAAGCCGGCAAGCTGGCCGCTGTCGGTCCTATGATTGGGATGATCATGAAACAGGTCGCCGGGGCTGATCCAAAGACGGTCCGAGCCATGCTGATCGAAACGATCACCAACAGCTGA
- a CDS encoding sulfatase-like hydrolase/transferase, whose translation MIPQTSNIRRVLFVCLPLMITGQAKAVEQPQSPPNIVVFLSDDHTVTDSSLYGSTDLKTPNMERVAGAGMTFDRAFVASPSCAPSRAALLTGLMPSRNGAEANHARPGQDLTKLPAYLQALGYEVVSFGKVGHYGQTPEYGFDLAKHFGYHEDVCVAEALKWLDARQSRKPLCLFVGSNWPHVPWPDSDEYSPDALDIPSRHVDTRKTRDARARYYQAVHTMDRELGQVFDLARSKFGDHLLFLHTSDHGAQWPFGKWNLYEDGIRTPLIVSWPGHVAQGTRSSALVSWIDILPTLIDAAAGTVPGDIDGRSILPVLTGKTTTHRDAIFTVHSGDGNMNVFPIRSVRTERWKYIHNLHPEFRFNSHVTKKPGDTGYWPSWVEKAATDANAADIVQRYQIRPREELFDLSSDPLEQKNLATDASFSNELNEMRARLTTWMKEQGDTQTVFGMPDMLPLKDRHPNVISIFIDDMGWADLSCFGGTAVQTENIDQLAREGIRFTNFYVNSPICSPSRTALTTGNYPARHRITSYLAERQMNERRGMAQWLDVNAATLPGMLSKNGYACGHFGKWHLGGQRDVGEAPLITEYGFDASLTNFEGLGPRVLPLKDAYDGKPAVPHALGSDRLGRGPIEWEDRSIITARFVDRALQFIDDPANSGKPLFINVWPDDVHSPFFPPKERRGDATKQTLYHGVLKTMDEQLGKLLDRVRSDETLRNNTLILVASDNGPEPGAGSAGPLRGSKGELWEGGIRSPLIVWGPGLVEPNAAGSTNDHTIISSVDLVASLITLTDAPVPANYVPDGENLLAAVLGKTTAQRTDPLFWRRPPDRPSQPENYRPDLAIRDKEWKLVCNLDGSSPQLFNLNLDPGEAKDVSSTHPRITQRLRTLVVEWNATLPVDGTSQNAGHLPQGDSPSPTAKKKQAGKGAGKKGKAGAKAN comes from the coding sequence ATGATTCCTCAAACCAGCAACATTCGACGTGTTCTTTTTGTGTGTCTCCCGCTGATGATCACAGGTCAGGCGAAGGCGGTGGAGCAGCCGCAGTCGCCTCCTAACATTGTCGTATTCCTCTCGGACGACCACACAGTCACGGATTCGTCACTGTATGGTTCCACGGACCTGAAGACGCCCAATATGGAACGCGTGGCGGGTGCGGGAATGACGTTTGATCGCGCATTTGTGGCGTCGCCTTCCTGTGCTCCCAGTCGTGCGGCATTGCTGACCGGGCTGATGCCCTCAAGAAACGGAGCTGAGGCGAATCATGCTCGGCCGGGTCAGGACCTCACGAAGTTACCGGCCTATCTTCAGGCCCTGGGCTACGAAGTTGTTTCCTTCGGCAAGGTGGGCCATTACGGGCAAACGCCGGAATACGGTTTCGATCTGGCAAAGCATTTTGGATACCACGAAGACGTCTGCGTTGCAGAAGCGCTGAAGTGGCTTGACGCTCGTCAGAGCAGGAAACCGCTTTGTCTGTTCGTTGGATCCAACTGGCCGCACGTCCCCTGGCCTGACTCCGATGAGTACAGCCCGGACGCGTTGGATATTCCCTCGCGGCACGTTGATACCCGGAAGACACGCGACGCGCGCGCTCGGTACTATCAGGCGGTCCATACCATGGACAGGGAGCTGGGACAGGTCTTTGACCTTGCCCGAAGCAAGTTCGGTGATCATCTGCTCTTTCTGCACACAAGCGATCATGGTGCTCAATGGCCATTCGGAAAATGGAATCTGTATGAAGATGGCATTCGCACGCCCCTGATTGTTTCGTGGCCGGGGCACGTCGCTCAGGGCACTCGCTCCTCAGCCTTGGTCTCGTGGATTGACATCCTTCCAACTCTGATCGATGCAGCTGCGGGAACTGTGCCCGGAGATATCGACGGGAGATCAATTCTTCCGGTGCTTACAGGAAAGACGACGACACACCGCGATGCCATTTTCACAGTGCACAGCGGTGACGGAAACATGAATGTTTTTCCTATTCGCAGTGTCCGCACTGAACGATGGAAATACATTCATAACCTGCATCCCGAATTTCGCTTCAATTCGCATGTAACGAAGAAGCCCGGCGATACAGGTTACTGGCCGAGCTGGGTGGAGAAAGCGGCCACAGATGCAAATGCTGCCGACATCGTACAACGCTATCAGATTCGCCCCCGGGAAGAACTCTTTGATCTGTCCAGCGATCCGCTCGAACAGAAGAACCTCGCAACGGATGCATCGTTTTCCAATGAACTGAATGAGATGCGAGCTCGACTGACAACATGGATGAAAGAGCAGGGGGATACCCAAACAGTGTTCGGTATGCCGGACATGCTGCCCCTGAAGGATCGCCACCCAAATGTCATCTCCATTTTCATCGACGATATGGGGTGGGCCGATCTTTCCTGTTTCGGTGGCACCGCCGTGCAAACGGAGAACATTGATCAACTTGCTCGAGAAGGCATTCGATTTACCAATTTCTACGTCAACAGCCCGATTTGCTCTCCCTCTCGAACGGCGTTAACGACCGGTAACTACCCCGCTCGCCACAGAATTACATCGTATCTTGCTGAACGCCAGATGAACGAACGCCGTGGAATGGCACAATGGCTCGACGTTAATGCAGCGACACTCCCGGGAATGTTATCTAAGAATGGGTATGCCTGCGGCCACTTTGGCAAGTGGCATCTCGGCGGTCAGCGTGATGTGGGAGAGGCGCCTTTGATTACCGAATACGGTTTCGATGCTTCGCTCACAAACTTCGAAGGTCTTGGCCCGCGCGTCCTGCCACTGAAGGACGCCTATGATGGCAAACCGGCCGTCCCGCATGCATTGGGAAGTGATAGGCTGGGACGCGGGCCCATCGAATGGGAAGACCGATCGATCATCACAGCCCGGTTTGTGGATCGGGCTCTTCAATTTATCGACGACCCTGCAAACTCAGGTAAGCCACTCTTCATTAATGTGTGGCCTGACGATGTGCATTCCCCGTTCTTTCCTCCAAAGGAACGGCGCGGCGACGCAACCAAACAGACGCTGTATCACGGAGTCCTGAAAACGATGGACGAACAGTTAGGGAAGTTGCTTGACCGTGTGCGAAGTGATGAAACGCTGCGAAACAATACGCTGATTCTGGTTGCCAGCGACAACGGCCCGGAACCGGGGGCTGGTTCAGCAGGTCCGTTGCGGGGGTCAAAGGGAGAGCTTTGGGAAGGTGGCATCCGAAGCCCGCTCATCGTCTGGGGGCCGGGACTCGTTGAACCAAATGCGGCAGGTTCAACGAATGATCACACGATCATTTCCAGCGTTGATCTTGTTGCTTCCCTGATCACTTTGACGGACGCACCCGTGCCCGCCAACTATGTACCAGACGGTGAAAATCTGCTTGCTGCGGTGCTGGGAAAAACCACTGCACAACGGACCGATCCCCTGTTCTGGCGTCGGCCGCCAGATCGTCCCTCGCAGCCGGAGAACTATCGCCCCGATCTGGCAATACGGGACAAAGAATGGAAACTGGTCTGCAACCTGGATGGCAGCAGTCCGCAATTATTCAATCTGAACCTCGATCCGGGTGAAGCCAAAGACGTGTCTTCAACACACCCGCGGATTACTCAGCGTCTCCGAACACTGGTAGTCGAATGGAATGCAACTCTGCCCGTGGATGGAACATCACAGAATGCCGGGCATTTACCGCAGGGCGATTCGCCATCGCCGACCGCAAAAAAGAAACAGGCAGGAAAAGGCGCGGGGAAAAAGGGCAAAGCTGGTGCAAAAGCCAACTAG